The DNA segment caGGGTGATGTTTGGCCATGCTGGGAGGGTGCTGAGTGATGCTCAGGTTTGTCCTGGGCCTGCTTTGGTGATGTACAGGATGCCCAGGTGGTGCTGGGGGATCCTGGTTGATGGTCCAGTGGTGCTCTTGGGGCTCAGGTGATGCCCAGAAGATGCTGGGTGATGCCAGGTGATGCTCAAAGAACACCTGGGGTTCTCAGGGATGCAGGactgtgctgggacaggctgccagCTCCACCTGCTGGCacccaccccacagcagccccaaatcccctaagggagaggctgagctgctgcctgggggtGAAAGCTTCAAATTGCTTCCCAAAGTGGAGCTGGTGATGGGAATTTTTGGCACTCTGTATATGTTGGCTCCTCACCTGAGCTGACCCAGCtttgctccctgctgcctgcagcagatgCTCTTGAGCTTTGGATCCAAAGCAGCCAGAGCTTTCCAGGGCTTTTCCAAGGAGACAGGTGGAGAAATGCCCTGCCAGCCTCCCAGGACTCCCCCCACTGGCAGGGAGGGTTGGATCCTGTGGGAAGGGGAGATCCCTGCACAATTCAGCCCTCATGACTGGCCACAATATAGAAAGTGTGCAAAAGACTGTGTGTCTCCAGTGAATGCACACACAGTTATTGGATTGGacctgcagtgacatttccctATGGAAATGGATCTGCAGAGATTCCCAGTCTTGATCCAAGGCCTGCCTGATGCACTAAAAGTTTGTGCTAAGTATCAGTTTACTTAaagttgttttatttgtgttttcatcAAAAGTAACTCGTTTGGAGACCAAATATTGGTCAAACAACTTTTATACAATGttagtttcattttttctaagtttattttgtgtttttacttggaaaaaaataatgtgggGAAAGCTTTTTATCTTACCTGAAGTATAATTTTGTCTCAACCAGACTTAGCCTGGGAGTTAGTGCAAGGGTTTATGCATATTTGGAACAAAAAAGATACCTACTAACCTTTCACATTCTGCCTCAGAAGGCTTGAAATTTGTGATGATGAGGCTACATTTTCCAGAGATAATAACAGGAGAACTAAGTAAAACATCATCCAGAGTAAAACATCCAGAGTAAaactccctgccccaggggaggTACCTGGGTGTTCCCACTGAGCCTGAGCATTATATTAACCCGTGGAAATTTGTGTTTCCTGTCCTTCCCTCACCCCAGATAGATCATCACAATGGAACTGCAACTTCCCAGTCTTCTTGGAAGATCCATGGGTGATGGGGTCTTTCTACTCTTACCcttctcttgcttttccttaggcattttctgaagtgttattttcatgcttttataTTGCTGTATTGCAATAGATAATAGCCAAAGCAGCTTTAATGCAACCAAACTGTTGTAAAGTAAtccaaatatttatatatatatatatattcataaaCTCCAGTCATTCAGCATGATTTCACTCTGATCATCCCCAGGGGATCCATTAACAAGAACCTGGGTGATTCTCACCTGGTGGGGTGGGTTGTAACCCTCTGGCACCTTGTGCCACTGTCGCAGTCGAGACGGACACAGGACACAACACTCGAGGTTCATGTGGCCAATTTTATTGAGTTCAGTTGCCTTTATATAGATTCTGAGAGCCAGTGTGGTTGGTTCTAATTGGCTGGATTTGGTTGCCACCCACCTCACTGGCCAATAGCTGCCTGCATCCCTAACAGCCTAAACGGGTTCCCTAACAGCTCAGACTGTCCGGTTCTAATTAGGGTGATCCAGAACTGTCAGCCACCACCCCAGGGTGGGTTGTAGCCCTGTGTCAGCCTCTGTCACAGGCTGCTGGCTGAGGACTGGCTTTGCTCATGGCTTGCTCTGTGTCTCTCAGGCaggccagctcagctctgctgcagggaccCTGCCAGCGATGTGTAAATGGCCTCAGAGCGGTGCTCGGAGTCTGCCCACCCCGTGATTTTCAACAAGCTACCTCATCCAGAGCCTGCCACCGCCTTCCTGCCCAGCAGAATCCctgccacatccagccctgtgccccaccCTGAAAACCTTTTCAACTACAAGGGCTCCTACTTTGCCTGCCCGCTGCAGAGCCCCGAGGGTCCCGAGCAGCCCCCGGCTGGCTGGAGCCCCGCGCCCGCCTACCTGcaccacagccccagtgccctgggcCAGCCTGGGCCAGCTGAGGAGCCGCTGCTGGGCTTCCTGGTGCACCCAGCAGAGAGCCcaggtgctgggctgcagcccccagactcccagcacagcaaggacaggctgAGCCAGAAGCAGCTGATGCCCAGGAAGAAGCTGGACAGAGCCAGGTGCCCGTTGCCGGTGAAGAAGCCGCTGCTGGTGAAGAAGGCAGCCCCTCTAGCAGTCCCCAGGCCTGTGTACGGAGCCCCTGCCTCCTTCCTGGCTCCCAGGATGGCTCTGCTACTGGGAACACaggcacagagcctgcagcagcgACCAGGGGTGGCAAACTGGGCCCTGCCCCCTGCCACCCACGCTCTGCACCCCAGCGAGCCCCACAAGACCGGTCCCTGCTCCGACCACGGCCTCGCGCTGCTgccgtccagcctggccctgcctcccaaggagcagctgggctctcCCATCGCCTTACCCCACTGCTGTGTCACCTTTGATAAGTATGGGCCAccccccagcagccccttccTGGAAGCAAGTTGTcccactgcccagagccagaaGAAGGTGCCAGAGctccccagcctcagcctggagcCCTGGCCCAAGCTCCAGACACCAGACGCCAGCCcagtgagcagggagaggccaGCAATGTGCTACCCACCCTCTCCCTACCCGCTGTCACCTCACAGAGCTGGGCCCCTCTACCACCCCCCAGCTCCCACTGTGGGAGAGCCCAGTGCTCTGCCCACCTTTGGCTACGTGGGAAGCAGGGAGCCCTTTGCCAGCACCTACCTCAAGCCCCAAGTGCCCAGGAGTTACTTTCCCAGCCCCTTGGAGCCCTACGTGCAGAGCCCAGCgggtgccaggctgggggtggTGCTGAGGGATGCTGTGCCCCCCGAGCTGCCCAGGAGCACGGGGTACCCGGGGTTTGCCCTCAGCCCAGGTGATGCAGCTGTGTTCCACggctcctttcccagcacagagccgGGCTGTGAGCAGCACGGGGCGGACAGCCTGCACTGGAGAGCAGCACCGACGCACAGCAGCGCTTTCCAACCTGTCTGCACCGCAGAGAAGCtgtctgggggctctggggggctcgCTGAGACATTTCCTgagagaggaggcagctgggagaaACTCAGGCAAGGGGAGGAGGAGCCCCTGTACccagagaggaggagcagcagcccagcccctcaggaCTTCCCCCgtgggggagcaggggaaggaaatgCCTGTGAGGTCAAGGATCCAGCCCAGGAGCTCATCCGCCCTTCTCCATCCGTGACCCCCACCAGGAGGCTGGAAGAGCTGAGGGACACCAAGGCTTTGTCATCCTCCCCTCCCATGCCTGTGATCCACAACGTCTTCAGCCTGGCTCCTTACCAGGAGTACCTGCGGAGGGCCAAGGAATCAAACCCCCTCCTGTTCTGCAGGAAGCATCTGTGGGAGCACTCCTCACCCCAAAATACAGGTGGCAGCCAGgagcctgctgctcccagagacGTCTCAGTGGTGTCCAGCCTGGGGTCGGGCAGTGGTGCAGTGCAGAGCCAAGGGGAAAGCTGTTACCCGAGCGTCCCTAAAAAGCCAAAGCCTGAGCCCCAAGAGCTGGAGTCTCAGGAGGACAGCCCTGACGGGGTGGACTCTGAGGAGCTGCCCCCTGAGGAGATGGCTCTGGACCTTAGCTTCAAGAAGGGACTGGTGGAagctggggacacccagagaCCCACTGAGTGTGTGGAGGGGACAATGAATGGAGAAGataaggaggagaaggaagctgcaggagggaaggaggggttGGGAGAGGGTGCACAGCCCCCCATGCCTGAGGCAGACTCTGGGAGCAGGGGCAACTTCCAGAGCTCAATCAGCTTCATGTTCCAAAAATACaagctcctgccctccctcctgcccagcactgagccccCCCAGCGGGATGGcagccccaaagccccccagcccagctcccccagcagcacccccacGTTGGCTCACCCAGCCTCCTCCCCATCCAACCCCCCGTTGCCACTGCCTGGCCCCCAGCTCAGCATCATCGTTGCCCCAAACCTTCCCCAGACCCTGCTTCTCAAAGCCCCAGCCACCCCCGTGGCAGAGAGGGTCTCGGTGGTCAAGCAGGTGGGTGGTGTCCCCACCCAGACCCCCTCTCAGTGTTTCACCTCCCTGCACACCTCGCTGTGTGACACGATTTCGGGCTCGGTGTCCCGctcctccccagagctcctgcgGCAGTGGCTGGAGAAGGCTGAGCCGGCAGAAGAGCTGGGAGAGATGCCCAAATCCCTGCCTAAGCCCAAAAATGGCTCCAAGGCTCCCAATCCTCACAAACCCAGCAATGGCAGGGAAATCTGGTTGGCTTTCCAGGACGTGGCTGGGCTCCTCACCAAactgctctgccagctggaGAACTTCAAGTCCTCTTGCCCTTTCCCCTACGTCGTCCGGGCGGGAGCCATCTTCATCCCCATCCACGTGGTGAAGGAGAAGCTCTTCCCAAAGCTGCCCGGGAGCTTCGTGGACCAAGTGCTGCAGAAGCACAAGGTGGAGCTTCGTCCCACCACCCTCTCAGAGGAGAAGCACCTGAGGGACCTGGAGCTGAAGAGCTGCACCTCCCGCATGCTGAAGCTCCTGGCGCTCAAGCAGCTTCGCGAAATCTACCCCGACCTGCTCAACCTccactggcacagctccatccagcagcagctcggTAGGTagctcagcatctcctgggGATGGGTCCCAGGGGCTCTCCCAAGGATGTTCCAGCTGCACCTGccctccaggtgctgctgttctTGGGGAGCATCCAGAGGTGCCTCAGCATCCCCATCTTATTGAGGGTTCTGCCCAGCTTTTCATCTCTGGGTTGAGGAGGGTGAAAGTTGGAGCTGGAAGGGAGAAAACTCATCCTGGGGGAATCAAGGAGGTTTCAGTCAGTTCCAGGCCACCTCTGCCCATCCAAGGGTGCTGTGTCACACCTGCCACCCTTGGCTGTCCCATCCAGCTGGTGACTtcactgctctgtccccatAACCTTTTGTTGCTGCTCAGGTCCATTACCAGCAACTTTATTTCTTCCAGGTTCCAGCTCAGAGACTGGCCAGCAGCCTTCCAAGTAGGTAACTCCTCTTCCATGTGGGTTTATAGGAATTTGTTTgtcatttgtttgtttatagGGATTTGTTTGTCATTTTGTGGAGGTGTAGTTGTGTGGATTTCAT comes from the Oenanthe melanoleuca isolate GR-GAL-2019-014 chromosome 10, OMel1.0, whole genome shotgun sequence genome and includes:
- the C10H15orf39 gene encoding uncharacterized protein C15orf39 homolog isoform X3 — translated: MASERCSESAHPVIFNKLPHPEPATAFLPSRIPATSSPVPHPENLFNYKGSYFACPLQSPEGPEQPPAGWSPAPAYLHHSPSALGQPGPAEEPLLGFLVHPAESPGAGLQPPDSQHSKDRLSQKQLMPRKKLDRARCPLPVKKPLLVKKAAPLAVPRPVYGAPASFLAPRMALLLGTQAQSLQQRPGVANWALPPATHALHPSEPHKTGPCSDHGLALLPSSLALPPKEQLGSPIALPHCCVTFDKYGPPPSSPFLEASCPTAQSQKKVPELPSLSLEPWPKLQTPDASPVSRERPAMCYPPSPYPLSPHRAGPLYHPPAPTVGEPSALPTFGYVGSREPFASTYLKPQVPRSYFPSPLEPYVQSPAGARLGVVLRDAVPPELPRSTGYPGFALSPGDAAVFHGSFPSTEPGCEQHGADSLHWRAAPTHSSAFQPVCTAEKLSGGSGGLAETFPERGGSWEKLRQGEEEPLYPERRSSSPAPQDFPRGGAGEGNACEVKDPAQELIRPSPSVTPTRRLEELRDTKALSSSPPMPVIHNVFSLAPYQEYLRRAKESNPLLFCRKHLWEHSSPQNTGGSQEPAAPRDVSVVSSLGSGSGAVQSQGESCYPSVPKKPKPEPQELESQEDSPDGVDSEELPPEEMALDLSFKKGLVEAGDTQRPTECVEGTMNGEDKEEKEAAGGKEGLGEGAQPPMPEADSGSRGNFQSSISFMFQKYKLLPSLLPSTEPPQRDGSPKAPQPSSPSSTPTLAHPASSPSNPPLPLPGPQLSIIVAPNLPQTLLLKAPATPVAERVSVVKQVGGVPTQTPSQCFTSLHTSLCDTISGSVSRSSPELLRQWLEKAEPAEELGEMPKSLPKPKNGSKAPNPHKPSNGREIWLAFQDVAGLLTKLLCQLENFKSSCPFPYVVRAGAIFIPIHVVKEKLFPKLPGSFVDQVLQKHKVELRPTTLSEEKHLRDLELKSCTSRMLKLLALKQLREIYPDLLNLHWHSSIQQQLGSSSETGQQPSNQLTT
- the C10H15orf39 gene encoding uncharacterized protein C15orf39 homolog isoform X2 → MASERCSESAHPVIFNKLPHPEPATAFLPSRIPATSSPVPHPENLFNYKGSYFACPLQSPEGPEQPPAGWSPAPAYLHHSPSALGQPGPAEEPLLGFLVHPAESPGAGLQPPDSQHSKDRLSQKQLMPRKKLDRARCPLPVKKPLLVKKAAPLAVPRPVYGAPASFLAPRMALLLGTQAQSLQQRPGVANWALPPATHALHPSEPHKTGPCSDHGLALLPSSLALPPKEQLGSPIALPHCCVTFDKYGPPPSSPFLEASCPTAQSQKKVPELPSLSLEPWPKLQTPDASPVSRERPAMCYPPSPYPLSPHRAGPLYHPPAPTVGEPSALPTFGYVGSREPFASTYLKPQVPRSYFPSPLEPYVQSPAGARLGVVLRDAVPPELPRSTGYPGFALSPGDAAVFHGSFPSTEPGCEQHGADSLHWRAAPTHSSAFQPVCTAEKLSGGSGGLAETFPERGGSWEKLRQGEEEPLYPERRSSSPAPQDFPRGGAGEGNACEVKDPAQELIRPSPSVTPTRRLEELRDTKALSSSPPMPVIHNVFSLAPYQEYLRRAKESNPLLFCRKHLWEHSSPQNTGGSQEPAAPRDVSVVSSLGSGSGAVQSQGESCYPSVPKKPKPEPQELESQEDSPDGVDSEELPPEEMALDLSFKKGLVEAGDTQRPTECVEGTMNGEDKEEKEAAGGKEGLGEGAQPPMPEADSGSRGNFQSSISFMFQKYKLLPSLLPSTEPPQRDGSPKAPQPSSPSSTPTLAHPASSPSNPPLPLPGPQLSIIVAPNLPQTLLLKAPATPVAERVSVVKQVGGVPTQTPSQCFTSLHTSLCDTISGSVSRSSPELLRQWLEKAEPAEELGEMPKSLPKPKNGSKAPNPHKPSNGREIWLAFQDVAGLLTKLLCQLENFKSSCPFPYVVRAGAIFIPIHVVKEKLFPKLPGSFVDQVLQKHKVELRPTTLSEEKHLRDLELKSCTSRMLKLLALKQLREIYPDLLNLHWHSSIQQQLGSSSETGQQPSNWPIDR
- the C10H15orf39 gene encoding uncharacterized protein C15orf39 homolog isoform X4, translating into MASERCSESAHPVIFNKLPHPEPATAFLPSRIPATSSPVPHPENLFNYKGSYFACPLQSPEGPEQPPAGWSPAPAYLHHSPSALGQPGPAEEPLLGFLVHPAESPGAGLQPPDSQHSKDRLSQKQLMPRKKLDRARCPLPVKKPLLVKKAAPLAVPRPVYGAPASFLAPRMALLLGTQAQSLQQRPGVANWALPPATHALHPSEPHKTGPCSDHGLALLPSSLALPPKEQLGSPIALPHCCVTFDKYGPPPSSPFLEASCPTAQSQKKVPELPSLSLEPWPKLQTPDASPVSRERPAMCYPPSPYPLSPHRAGPLYHPPAPTVGEPSALPTFGYVGSREPFASTYLKPQVPRSYFPSPLEPYVQSPAGARLGVVLRDAVPPELPRSTGYPGFALSPGDAAVFHGSFPSTEPGCEQHGADSLHWRAAPTHSSAFQPVCTAEKLSGGSGGLAETFPERGGSWEKLRQGEEEPLYPERRSSSPAPQDFPRGGAGEGNACEVKDPAQELIRPSPSVTPTRRLEELRDTKALSSSPPMPVIHNVFSLAPYQEYLRRAKESNPLLFCRKHLWEHSSPQNTGGSQEPAAPRDVSVVSSLGSGSGAVQSQGESCYPSVPKKPKPEPQELESQEDSPDGVDSEELPPEEMALDLSFKKGLVEAGDTQRPTECVEGTMNGEDKEEKEAAGGKEGLGEGAQPPMPEADSGSRGNFQSSISFMFQKYKLLPSLLPSTEPPQRDGSPKAPQPSSPSSTPTLAHPASSPSNPPLPLPGPQLSIIVAPNLPQTLLLKAPATPVAERVSVVKQVGGVPTQTPSQCFTSLHTSLCDTISGSVSRSSPELLRQWLEKAEPAEELGEMPKSLPKPKNGSKAPNPHKPSNGREIWLAFQDVAGLLTKLLCQLENFKSSCPFPYVVRAGAIFIPIHVVKEKLFPKLPGSFVDQVLQKHKVELRPTTLSEEKHLRDLELKSCTSRMLKLLALKQLREIYPDLLNLHWHSSIQQQLGSSSETGQQPSK
- the C10H15orf39 gene encoding uncharacterized protein C15orf39 homolog isoform X1, whose amino-acid sequence is MASERCSESAHPVIFNKLPHPEPATAFLPSRIPATSSPVPHPENLFNYKGSYFACPLQSPEGPEQPPAGWSPAPAYLHHSPSALGQPGPAEEPLLGFLVHPAESPGAGLQPPDSQHSKDRLSQKQLMPRKKLDRARCPLPVKKPLLVKKAAPLAVPRPVYGAPASFLAPRMALLLGTQAQSLQQRPGVANWALPPATHALHPSEPHKTGPCSDHGLALLPSSLALPPKEQLGSPIALPHCCVTFDKYGPPPSSPFLEASCPTAQSQKKVPELPSLSLEPWPKLQTPDASPVSRERPAMCYPPSPYPLSPHRAGPLYHPPAPTVGEPSALPTFGYVGSREPFASTYLKPQVPRSYFPSPLEPYVQSPAGARLGVVLRDAVPPELPRSTGYPGFALSPGDAAVFHGSFPSTEPGCEQHGADSLHWRAAPTHSSAFQPVCTAEKLSGGSGGLAETFPERGGSWEKLRQGEEEPLYPERRSSSPAPQDFPRGGAGEGNACEVKDPAQELIRPSPSVTPTRRLEELRDTKALSSSPPMPVIHNVFSLAPYQEYLRRAKESNPLLFCRKHLWEHSSPQNTGGSQEPAAPRDVSVVSSLGSGSGAVQSQGESCYPSVPKKPKPEPQELESQEDSPDGVDSEELPPEEMALDLSFKKGLVEAGDTQRPTECVEGTMNGEDKEEKEAAGGKEGLGEGAQPPMPEADSGSRGNFQSSISFMFQKYKLLPSLLPSTEPPQRDGSPKAPQPSSPSSTPTLAHPASSPSNPPLPLPGPQLSIIVAPNLPQTLLLKAPATPVAERVSVVKQVGGVPTQTPSQCFTSLHTSLCDTISGSVSRSSPELLRQWLEKAEPAEELGEMPKSLPKPKNGSKAPNPHKPSNGREIWLAFQDVAGLLTKLLCQLENFKSSCPFPYVVRAGAIFIPIHVVKEKLFPKLPGSFVDQVLQKHKVELRPTTLSEEKHLRDLELKSCTSRMLKLLALKQLREIYPDLLNLHWHSSIQQQLGSPGMALKADGKETATDRSRKRRH
- the C10H15orf39 gene encoding uncharacterized protein C15orf39 homolog isoform X6; protein product: MASERCSESAHPVIFNKLPHPEPATAFLPSRIPATSSPVPHPENLFNYKGSYFACPLQSPEGPEQPPAGWSPAPAYLHHSPSALGQPGPAEEPLLGFLVHPAESPGAGLQPPDSQHSKDRLSQKQLMPRKKLDRARCPLPVKKPLLVKKAAPLAVPRPVYGAPASFLAPRMALLLGTQAQSLQQRPGVANWALPPATHALHPSEPHKTGPCSDHGLALLPSSLALPPKEQLGSPIALPHCCVTFDKYGPPPSSPFLEASCPTAQSQKKVPELPSLSLEPWPKLQTPDASPVSRERPAMCYPPSPYPLSPHRAGPLYHPPAPTVGEPSALPTFGYVGSREPFASTYLKPQVPRSYFPSPLEPYVQSPAGARLGVVLRDAVPPELPRSTGYPGFALSPGDAAVFHGSFPSTEPGCEQHGADSLHWRAAPTHSSAFQPVCTAEKLSGGSGGLAETFPERGGSWEKLRQGEEEPLYPERRSSSPAPQDFPRGGAGEGNACEVKDPAQELIRPSPSVTPTRRLEELRDTKALSSSPPMPVIHNVFSLAPYQEYLRRAKESNPLLFCRKHLWEHSSPQNTGGSQEPAAPRDVSVVSSLGSGSGAVQSQGESCYPSVPKKPKPEPQELESQEDSPDGVDSEELPPEEMALDLSFKKGLVEAGDTQRPTECVEGTMNGEDKEEKEAAGGKEGLGEGAQPPMPEADSGSRGNFQSSISFMFQKYKLLPSLLPSTEPPQRDGSPKAPQPSSPSSTPTLAHPASSPSNPPLPLPGPQLSIIVAPNLPQTLLLKAPATPVAERVSVVKQVGGVPTQTPSQCFTSLHTSLCDTISGSVSRSSPELLRQWLEKAEPAEELGEMPKSLPKPKNGSKAPNPHKPSNGREIWLAFQDVAGLLTKLLCQLENFKSSCPFPYVVRAGAIFIPIHVVKEKLFPKLPGSFVDQVLQKHKVELRPTTLSEEKHLRDLELKSCTSRMLKLLALKQLREIYPDLLNLHWHSSIQQQLGSSSETGQQPSK